In Microbulbifer elongatus, the DNA window CGACAATGTGGCACTGATGGCGGAGATGTCGAGCATCGGTATCATTTTCCTGCTGTTTCTGCTCGGACTCGACATGCAACCGAAAGCGCTCATTTCGGTTCTGCGCAAGGCCACCTTCGTCGGCCTGATCAGTTGCGCCCTGTTTCTCGGGCTTGGCTATGGTATTGGGCATCTGTTCGGCTTTACCGACACGGAATCCTGGGTGATCGGTATGGCGATGATGTTTTCCAGCACCATCATCGGTATCAAGCTCCTCCCGACCACCGTACTGCACCACAAACATCTGGGTGAAATGATGGTGGGCCTGCTGCTGTTTCAGGATTTCGTGGCCATCGTCTGCCTGATGATTCTGTTGAGCGGTAGTACCGGCTCCGTCGACTTCGCGCGACTGGGCACGTCCTTCGCCGCCCTGCCCCTACTGATCGCCTTCGCCTGGGCTGCGGTGCGTTATGTCTTACAACCGCTGCTGGCAAAATTCGACCGTTTCCACGAGTACGTATTCCTGCTCGCGCTCGGCTGGTGTATGGGCGTGGCAGAACTGGCCGAGGTCGTGGGACTGTCCCGGGAGATCGGCGCCTTTATCGCCGGCATCACCCTCGCCACCAGCCCGATATCCCAGTACATCGCCATCAGTCTGAAGCCGCTGCGGGACTTCTTCCTGATCCTGTTCTTTTTCAGCCTTGGAGCCCAGTTCCACCTGGATATGGTGCCGGAAATCGCCATCCCCGCGCTCGTGGCCGCCACTGCGGTACTGGCGATCAAGCCCGTGGTGTTCCGCTACCTGCTGGGGCAACAGAGTGAACGGAAAATTTTGGCCTGGGATATCGGCTTTCGCCTGGGGCAGATCAGTGAGTTTTCGTTGCTGATTGCCTTTTTGGCGGTGAGCCAGCAATTGATTGGCAGCAAAGCGTCACACCTGATTCAGGCCACCGCAATTCTTACCTTCCTGGTCTCTTCCTATATCGTGGTGTTGAACTTCCCGAACCCGATTGCAATCAAGGATCACTTGCGCCGGGATTAGATAGCCGATGGTGCCCCCGGCACAGCAGGTCACGCCCCCTCTCTCCCCGATCAGCAAACAGCAATTTACGTAGGTTGCGACGCCACCGGCGCGGCGATTCGCTGATGGGCCGCCCTTTAGGATCTACGCTTGTTACTTTGCCGCCGAACTCAGCTGCCGTGAGAATTCGGAAATAGACTGCTTGGGACCTCGACATCAACTGGGCAATTATGACCGACGTCGTGAAAAACAGCGGAATCGGGCCGGACAGTTTCTACCGGACCTATTGCGGGGACCCACCGCCGCCGGAGAGCCTGTGGGCGCACTGGAATTTCGACCCATTCGTCCTGTGCTTTCTGGGGTTACTACTGTATTTTGCCTGCCGGTCTCCACGACACTATACCGGGTTGGCGGCGACCGCGGTTTTGTTTATCACCTTTGTCTCCCCTCTCTGTGCTCTGTCGTCCGCGCTCTTTTCTGCACGGGTAGCGCATCATGTTCTTTTGTTTACGGTTGCGGCCCCGCTTCTGGCAGCGTTTGCACCGACCCGGCGCGCTACCACCACAGCCGGTGCAGCGTTTGTCGTCTCATCGCTGATACTGTGGGTTTGGCATGCACCACCACTTTATGATTTGGCGCTCTCCCACGTTGGCGTTTACTGGCTGATGCAAGCCAGCTTACTGTTGAGTGCGGTCTGGTTTTGGCGGGTGGTTCTGGATGCGCGGCGACCGGCCGTTCAGTCCATATACCTCACCGTGGCCGGGCTCACTCAGATGGGATTGCTGGGCGCTCTGTTAACCTTCGCGCCGGAACCGCTGTACGCCGCCCATGCCAGTGCATCGCTGGCCTGGGGGTTGACCCCACTGGCGGATCAGCAACTGGCGGGATTGATCATGTGGGTTCCTGCGATTGTGCCCTACATCATCGTCGGCGCTTGGCGGGCGCACTCAGCCTGGTCGCAGCTTTTGGACCGGACCGCATGATCGAACTCCTGATTGCGCTCATTCCACTTTTTAAAGCCGTGCACATTTTCGCGCTGATTATCTGGTGCGGCGGTCTGGTTACCCTGCCCCTCATGATCGCCCATCATGACCCAACCGATAGTGGTGAGGATTATCGGCGCATCCGCCAGGCCACCCATCAAGCCTATATCTTCTGTGTCACCCCGGCGGCGGTAACAACGGTAGTGATCGGTACCTGGCTGATCTTTTTGCGGGGAGTATTTGAGCCGTGGTTTTACGGCAAGCTGCTGTTTGTTGCGCTGATGGTTTTCGCTCATGCCTGGATCGGGCACATCATCGTAGAGGTGGCGGAAACCAAGGGTCGCACGCGCATACCAGAACCGCTCATCACCCTGATGGCGATTCTTCTGCCAATGGCGGCAGTACTGTTTCTGGTGTTGGCCAAGCCGGATTTGTCGGGTATTGAATTGCCCGAGTGGCTACGCGAGACCCGGGATCACCCATTGCCTTTCGAAATCCCCAAACGATAGTCAAATACAAGCTTGCCGCCATGCCAACCTGTTACGATCACGAGCACAACGGCCAGAGCCGACAGCAGAATGCCATACGGCAGAACGCCCGCTTCGTAGCCAGACAGCCGCTGGCCCCAGTTTGCGCCCAACAGCGAAAGCAGCATCACGGCGATGATCGAATGGGTCCAGGGGGCTGCACGGGCGCGAATTCCGCTGACGAGCAGCAGCTCAAACAAGCCTGTAAACCCGGCCAACATGCCGAAGAAAAAACCGGTCCCAGCGGCCCAGATGGCCGCCCTCGCCAGAAAGGGCTCCCCGGTGAACCAGTACAGGCAGTCTGCGCCAAAGGTGCAAAAGGTGAGCGCCACAGGAAAGGCGACACTCATGGCATGTATGGGGTGACCCCAGATAGCGACACGGGATTCGGTCGCGTTGTAACCGGGTGTTTCTTCGATGGGGTCACGAAAACAACCGTCTGGCTGCACGCTTGCTTCCTGCTCTTGCGGCATTTCCGTTTCCACGGGCTGCTGTGCGCCTGGCTTGGAGGACGATTCAGACATGGTAAGCCCCTGATATTTTTTCCGCTTATCGTACTGGCTGGCTGCCAAGGATCCCTGTCAGTGCTCGACCCAGTAGGCCCTGCGGCCACTGAGATCAATACGCTTTGGTGGATCATGCTAGCGGGATCCGCCTTGATCGCCATTATTGTAGCAGCGCTCATCTGGCGAAGTTTTTACAGTACTCCCAACCCCGACAAACCGCGGAGCCGCACCCTGCGCATCTGGATCCACGGCCTGGGCCTGGCCTTTCCGATCAGTGTACTCGCGGCCCTGCTGATCTATGCACTCGTAGTCGGCGAGCGCCTGCTGCCACATCACGATACGCAGGTTGTGAGAGTCCACGCGATCGCGCAGCAGTGGCGCTGGCAGTTTACCTACGCCGAGCGCCCGAACTATGTCAGCGAGGGCATATTGCACATTCCCGCCGGACGCCCGGTGGATGTGGCCATTACCACCCGAGATGTCATTCACAGCTTCTGGGTACCGCGCCTCGCCGGAAAACTCGATGCGATTCCCGGCCACGTCAATACGCTTCGGATCGAGGCCGACGCACCCGGTCTGTATCACGGCCAGAGCGCGGAGTTTTCCGGCGCTGGGTACACCGGCCATACATTTGTTGTGCAAGCCCACAGCGCCGCGGATTGGGCCCGCTTCCTTGCCGGAGAGTCGATGTGAACGCCCTGAAACGCCATCGCTTGTTGACCCAAATCTGGGCATCGGACCCGGGGTGGAAACGCTGTTTTACCACGGTCAGTCACACCGACCTCGGTCGTATGTTTCTGGCGGCGGCTTTCTTCTTTTTTGCGGTTGGCGGCGTGCTCGCCATGCTCATTCGCGCGCAACTGGCCAGCCCACACGCCGCCTTCATGGGGCCTGATATTTACAATCAGGTTTTCACCATGCATGGCACCATGATGATGTTCCTGTTTGCGATTCCCGCGTTCGAGGGTCTGGCAGTCTACCTGTTGCCGAAAATGCTGGGCGCGCGCGACCTGGCCTTCCCCAGGCTCACTGCGTATGGATTCTGGTGTTACGCCTTTGGCGGATCGATGATGCTGATTTCCATGTTGGTTGGCCTGGCACCTGACGGCGGCTGGTTTATGTATCCTCCACTGACGGGCGCGGCGGCATCACCGGGAATCAATACCGATGTCTGGCTGCTTGGCGTCACCTTTGTGGAAATCTCCGCGATCTGTGCGGCAGTAGAGCTCTGCGTGTCGATTCTGAAATTTCGCGCACCGGGTATGTCGCTGGACAAAATGCCGATTTTTGCCTGGTATGCGCTGGTGACCGCGCTGATGATTTTAACCGGCTTCCCGCCGCTGATTCTGGGCTCCATACTACTGGAGCTGGAGCGCGCTTTCGGTCTTCCCTTTTTTGATACCGCCCTGGGGGGCGACAGCCTGCTGTGGCAACACTTGTTCTGGCTGTTCGGGCATCCTGAGGTCTATATCATTTTTCTACCCGCGGCCGGGCTGATATCAACCATCATCCCTGTGATGTCGCGCACGCCTCTTCTTGCTTACGGGTGGGTTGTGGCGTCCATCGTGGCACTGGCCTTTCTCAGCTTTGGCCTCTGGGTTCACCACATGTTCGCCACCGGCATTCCCCATATGGGGGTTGCCTTTTTCTCTGCAGCCTCGACACTGGTGGCTGTTCCCACCGCAGTGCAGGTCTTCGCCTGGATTGGCACCATGTGGCAAGGGCGACCACAGCTGCACATGCCGATGCTCTATATACTGGGCTTCTTCGCCACCTTCGTGATTGGCGGGTTGACCGGTGTGATGCTGGCGATCGTTCCCTTTGACTGGCAGGCCCATGACACCGCTTTTGTAACCGCACACCTGCACTATGTGCTGTTTGGTGGTTTTGTTTTTCCAGTGCTGGCAGGACTTTATTACTACGCCCCGCTGGTCACCGGCAGACGACGTTTTTTCCGTATTGGTGAGTATGCGTTTGCCCTGGTATTTATCGGTTTCCACGGTACTTTTCTGGCGATGCACTGGGTCGGCCTGCTGGGCCAGAGACGGCGTATCTACACCTATGATGCGGACATGGGCTGGGGGGTGATCAATCTGATCTCGTCGGTTGGCAGTTTTGTACTCGCTATCGGTCTGGCGATGGTTTTACTCGACCTGGCGCTCAATGCCTATGTTGCCATTCGGGGAAAACGCAACCCCTGGCGGGCGGGCACTCTGGAGTGGTCCATGATGTTACCGCCCTCGACCTATAACTTCCCCAGCCTACCGCGGGTGACAAGCCGAGAACCGCTCATCGAAACACCCGATCTGCCCACACGCCTCGCCCGTGGGGTGGGCTATCTTGCGGTGCCACGCGATAACCGGCGGGAAATGCTCACCGTCAGTACCACTCGCGCTGAACCCGAGAGCCTCGTCATTTATCCCGGCAACACCGCATTGCCGATGTGCATGGCGGCCGTAACGGGGAGCTTTTTCCTATCCCTGCTGTTCAAGGTTTACTGGTTCACACCGTTTGCGGTGATTGGTGTCATTGCTCTCGCCTGGCGCTGGGTCTGGGGACTGGGCAGCCGAACCGATGAGGCAGATCAAAACATCGGTTTTGGTGAGACGGTGCCACATGCCACGCAGACAAACCGCTCTCAGGGTTGGTGGGGCAGCGCGTTTCTGATGATTGCCGATGCCACGCTGTTCGGCTCGCTGATTTTTGGCTACGCCTTTCTCTGGACCATTGCGCCCAACTGGCCGCCACCCCAATGGCTCGCATTCACGCTGTGGGAACCGCTGATCGGCGTTGCTGCGGCGGGACTGGCATTTTTCGCCGCCCGTCAGAGCCCCGGATGTATCCGGCAGGAGACATGCAAAACGGAAGGCACGACTCGCCGGTGGTTCCCCTGGCGGTTGTCCCCTCAGCTCGCGCTCGTCGGTCTGAGCACGCTGGCCGTCATTTTTGTCAATCTTCTGTGGCGCGCGCCCTCGCCGACGGAACACGCCTATGGCGCGGTGCTGTGTGTCATCAGCGCTTACGGACTGTTTCATGTGCTGCTGGCGATTCTGATGCTCGTCTTTTTTATTTTCCGCATCCGCCACGGCTTTATTTCCACACGCCGTCGCGCTGAAGTGGAAATCGTCCGCCTCTGGATCGACTACGCCGTGCTGATCGGCCTCGTCAGTCTTATGCTCATCCTCAGCCCAGTATTGTTCACATGAGCGACCTACTCCGCCTATTGATCGCACCACTTGTCTGGCTCGCCGCCTTCAGCGCGGTCTATGGCCTGCAGGGATTCGGCTGCGCCACGGAACTGAACGACGTAATCTTTGCTGGCGTACCGCTTATGCGCGCCGGGCTGATTCTTGTATGGGTGCTGACCATCGCAACCCTTGTCGGGATACTGGTCTGGCTAGAGCGAAGCTCCCCCATTCTCGAGTGGACATCCCGCATCAGCCGTATCACCGCCTGGGTCGCAATCGTGGCTTCGGTATGGGCGCTATTTCCCGTCACCTTTGCAAGTATCTGCAGCTAAGCGTCGCTGGCCGCTCAACACCAGGCCCACTCAGGCCACAATACCTGCAAAAGCGCGGGCCGGTTGGCTGCTCAGGTTCGCATCCCCCCCAACGTCCGGGCTTTCACCATGCTAAAAAACGCCGGAATGTCTTTCGAGAACATCAGAAATAAACAGGGCACCAGCAACAAGGAAATCGTGGTCGCCGCCAGAATCCCGTAGCCCAGTGAAATTGCCATCGGAATCATGAATTTCGCCTGCACCGAGGTTTCAAAAATCATCGGCATCAAACCGCAGAAAGTGGTTACGGTGGTCAGGATGATCGGGCGGAAACGGCGGGCGGCGGCCGCTTTGATGGCCTCGGTGATGGGCATACCCTCCCCGCGCAGACGGTTGCCATACTCGATCATGACCAGCGTATCGTTGATGACCACTCCCGCAAGGGCCACCATGCCCAGCAGGCTGACCATACTGAGGCCGTAGCCCATCACCAGATGCCCGAGAATCGCACCGATGACACCAAACGGAATGGCCACCATC includes these proteins:
- a CDS encoding cation:proton antiporter; the encoded protein is MPETSLFQSFFLIFSGAAVLASLALWGRQPLLVAYIALGCLLGPSVFGVIDNVALMAEMSSIGIIFLLFLLGLDMQPKALISVLRKATFVGLISCALFLGLGYGIGHLFGFTDTESWVIGMAMMFSSTIIGIKLLPTTVLHHKHLGEMMVGLLLFQDFVAIVCLMILLSGSTGSVDFARLGTSFAALPLLIAFAWAAVRYVLQPLLAKFDRFHEYVFLLALGWCMGVAELAEVVGLSREIGAFIAGITLATSPISQYIAISLKPLRDFFLILFFFSLGAQFHLDMVPEIAIPALVAATAVLAIKPVVFRYLLGQQSERKILAWDIGFRLGQISEFSLLIAFLAVSQQLIGSKASHLIQATAILTFLVSSYIVVLNFPNPIAIKDHLRRD
- a CDS encoding cytochrome c oxidase assembly protein, giving the protein MTDVVKNSGIGPDSFYRTYCGDPPPPESLWAHWNFDPFVLCFLGLLLYFACRSPRHYTGLAATAVLFITFVSPLCALSSALFSARVAHHVLLFTVAAPLLAAFAPTRRATTTAGAAFVVSSLILWVWHAPPLYDLALSHVGVYWLMQASLLLSAVWFWRVVLDARRPAVQSIYLTVAGLTQMGLLGALLTFAPEPLYAAHASASLAWGLTPLADQQLAGLIMWVPAIVPYIIVGAWRAHSAWSQLLDRTA
- a CDS encoding CopD family protein — protein: MIELLIALIPLFKAVHIFALIIWCGGLVTLPLMIAHHDPTDSGEDYRRIRQATHQAYIFCVTPAAVTTVVIGTWLIFLRGVFEPWFYGKLLFVALMVFAHAWIGHIIVEVAETKGRTRIPEPLITLMAILLPMAAVLFLVLAKPDLSGIELPEWLRETRDHPLPFEIPKR
- a CDS encoding DUF2231 domain-containing protein, with translation MSESSSKPGAQQPVETEMPQEQEASVQPDGCFRDPIEETPGYNATESRVAIWGHPIHAMSVAFPVALTFCTFGADCLYWFTGEPFLARAAIWAAGTGFFFGMLAGFTGLFELLLVSGIRARAAPWTHSIIAVMLLSLLGANWGQRLSGYEAGVLPYGILLSALAVVLVIVTGWHGGKLVFDYRLGISKGNG
- a CDS encoding cytochrome c oxidase subunit II, coding for MLDPVGPAATEINTLWWIMLAGSALIAIIVAALIWRSFYSTPNPDKPRSRTLRIWIHGLGLAFPISVLAALLIYALVVGERLLPHHDTQVVRVHAIAQQWRWQFTYAERPNYVSEGILHIPAGRPVDVAITTRDVIHSFWVPRLAGKLDAIPGHVNTLRIEADAPGLYHGQSAEFSGAGYTGHTFVVQAHSAADWARFLAGESM
- the ctaD gene encoding cytochrome c oxidase subunit I encodes the protein MNALKRHRLLTQIWASDPGWKRCFTTVSHTDLGRMFLAAAFFFFAVGGVLAMLIRAQLASPHAAFMGPDIYNQVFTMHGTMMMFLFAIPAFEGLAVYLLPKMLGARDLAFPRLTAYGFWCYAFGGSMMLISMLVGLAPDGGWFMYPPLTGAAASPGINTDVWLLGVTFVEISAICAAVELCVSILKFRAPGMSLDKMPIFAWYALVTALMILTGFPPLILGSILLELERAFGLPFFDTALGGDSLLWQHLFWLFGHPEVYIIFLPAAGLISTIIPVMSRTPLLAYGWVVASIVALAFLSFGLWVHHMFATGIPHMGVAFFSAASTLVAVPTAVQVFAWIGTMWQGRPQLHMPMLYILGFFATFVIGGLTGVMLAIVPFDWQAHDTAFVTAHLHYVLFGGFVFPVLAGLYYYAPLVTGRRRFFRIGEYAFALVFIGFHGTFLAMHWVGLLGQRRRIYTYDADMGWGVINLISSVGSFVLAIGLAMVLLDLALNAYVAIRGKRNPWRAGTLEWSMMLPPSTYNFPSLPRVTSREPLIETPDLPTRLARGVGYLAVPRDNRREMLTVSTTRAEPESLVIYPGNTALPMCMAAVTGSFFLSLLFKVYWFTPFAVIGVIALAWRWVWGLGSRTDEADQNIGFGETVPHATQTNRSQGWWGSAFLMIADATLFGSLIFGYAFLWTIAPNWPPPQWLAFTLWEPLIGVAAAGLAFFAARQSPGCIRQETCKTEGTTRRWFPWRLSPQLALVGLSTLAVIFVNLLWRAPSPTEHAYGAVLCVISAYGLFHVLLAILMLVFFIFRIRHGFISTRRRAEVEIVRLWIDYAVLIGLVSLMLILSPVLFT